The Streptomyces rimosus genomic interval CGGCCTGGCCGGAGTGGAGATCACCCGGTACGCGGACACCGACATCGGCGGTGTGGTGCCCGGCACCGCGAAGTTCGACCTGTCCTTCGGCATCGTGGACGCCGGGACCGGCCCCATGATCGGCGAACTCGACTACGCGACGGCCCTCTTCGACCGGGCCACCGCCGACCGCCTCGTACGGTGGTTCCCCGAACTGGTCGCGGCGGCGATGGCGGAGCCGGGGCGGACGCTGGGGGAGCTGGGGGCGGAAGGGGCGCAGCCGGAAGCGCGTCCGGTGCTGCACCCGGCACTTGAGCCGCCTGCCTCCGTTGAGCCGCCCGAATCGCCGCCCGACGCCGAGCCGGTCCTGCGGAAGCTGTTCGCCGACCTGGTGGGCGTGGCCACGGTCCGGCCCGACGACGACTTCTTCGTCATCGGCGGGGACTCGGTGATGTCCATCCAGCTGGTGGCCCGCGCCCGCCGCGCCGGAGTGATGATCTCGCAGCGCGATGTCTTCGAACACCGGACGGCCGCGGCGATCGCGGCGGTGGCCACGGCCGCGGCCGCACCGCCGCGCACCGAGGCGGACGAGGGGACGGACCAGCGTGTGCCGCTCACGCCGGTGATGCGGGAGTTCGCCGAACGGGCGGGGATGCCGGGGCTGTTCGCGCAGACCGTGACCGTGGCCGTCCCCGCCGGAACGGACCCCGCCGTACTGGACGCTGCTTTCCGGGCGGTACGGGCCCACCACGCGATGCTCCGGGCCCGCCTGGCGGGGGAGGAGGGCACCGACCCGGCCACCTGGGCGCTGACGGTGCCGGGAGCCGACGCGGACGGCGCGGGTCCCCACGTTCGCCGGGTGGACGCGGCAGACCTCGATCCGCGGGAGCTGGCCGGTCTCCTCGAACGGGAGGGCCGGGCCGCGGCCGGGCGGCTCGATCCCCGCGCCGGGATCACCGCGCAGCTCGTCCTGCTGGACCGCGGGACGTCCGAGGAAGGCCGTCTGCTGCTCGCCGTCCACCACCTCGTGGTCGACGTGCTGTCCTGGAAGGCCATACTGTCCGACCTGGAAACGGCGTACGAGGCGCTGGCCGCGGGCGAACCCGTAAGCCTCCCGCCCGTGCCGACCTCCTTCGGGCAGTGGGCGCGGACCCTGGCGTCACTCGCGGAAACTCCGCAGTGGCAGGCCGAACTCCCCGCTTGGGAGCGCACGTTGGCCCCCGGCGAGCCGCTGCCCGGCGGACGTCCCCTGGACCCCGGGCGCGACACTCCCGCGCATGCCGGACACGTTTCCGTATCGCTGCCGGCTCCGGTGACCGCCGCGCTGCTGACGACCGTCCCGGCGGCGTTCTACTCCGGGACCGGCGACCTCCTGCTCGCCACGCTGGCCGCCGCGGTGGCCGGATGGCGCGCGGCGCGCGGGGACGGCGCCGGGCCGGTGCTGATCGACGTGGAGGGCCACGGCCGCGAACCGCTCACCGAGGACATGGACCTGTCCCGCACGGTGGGCTGGTTCACCTGCGTCTACCCCGTACGGCTGGACCCCGGCACGACCGACCTGGCCGAGGTACGGACCGGCGGACCCGCCGCGGGACACCTCATCAAACGGATCAAGGAACAACTCGGCGTCATCCCCGGCAACGGCCTGGGCCACGGAGCCCTGCGCTACCTCGCCCCCGAAACCGGCAGCGCCCTGGCCGGGCTGGCCACCCCGTCGATCGGCTTCAACTACCTGGGCGGACTCCTCGGCGGGGAAACCACCCCGGACAGCGGCTGGCGGCTGCTCGAACTGGGCGGCGAGATCGCGGAACACACCACCCTCGGCCACGCGCTGGAGACATCCGGCACGGTCATCGACGGCCCGGCCGGACCCGAACTGCACCTCTCCGTCACGAGCTCCCGCCACCTGCTCGACGAGAACGCGGCCCGCGCCCTGTGCCAGGACTGGGCCGCCCTGCTGACCGGGCTGGTGGCGTACGCCGAGCGGCCCGGTGCGGGCGGGCATGTGCCGTCCGACTTTCCGCTGGTCGCGTTGAGTCAGCGGCAGATCGAGCAGTTGGAAGCGGGGATCGTGGAATGAGCGTTGCGTTGCGCGTCGTGGCCACTCATCTGCCGGGGCGTACCGCCGTGGCGGACCTGCCGGAGCTGGCCGAACTGGGCGCCGCGGAACGGGCGTCCTGTCTGGCCCTCGGCATCGATACGGTGGCCGTCGGCCCGGACCTGTCCGCGGTGGACCTCGCGACCCGTGCCGGGCGGCAGGCGCTCGCCGCGGCTGGGCTCGGGCCGGAACGGCTGGACGGACTGGTCCTGATCGAGTCCCGGGCGCCGGAGACGTTCTCCACCTCCGAGGCGACCCGGCTGCAACGGCTCCTCGGCGCCGACCGGGCGTGGGCGTTCTCGGTGGGCGGCCTGGGCTGCGCCTCCGTGGTGCCCGCCCTGCTCGCCGCGGCCGGGCGGCTCGCCACCGAACCGTCCGCGGCGCACATACTGGTCGCGCACGGCAGCAAACCGGTCACCGCGCGCCGCTACCGGCACCCGGTGACCGTCAACGGCGACAGCGGCCAGGCCGTCCTGGTCTCCCGGGACGGTCCGCTGCGCGTCCGCGACATCCTGCTGGAGACCAGCGGCACGTACTGGGACCTGTTCCACGTCGACTACCGGGGCCGGGCGCCGGAGCAGTGGCGCGAGGAATGCACCGACGTGCCCACGTACGCGTTCCGGCTCGCGGTGGAGTCCAGGAAGCGGATCGCGGCGCTGACCGGCCGGCTGCTGGAGCGCAACGGCCTGGACCGGGACGCGGTCTCCTGTTACGTGGGACAGAACCTGTCCACCGCCGCGCACCGGATCGTCGCCGAGTCGCTGGACGTCAAGCTCTCCGCCGCATGCACCGACAATCTGCGCGACAACGGCCATCTCGGCCCCAATGACGCCCTGTTCAACCTCGCCGCCGCCGTGGACCGCGGGGAGCTGCCCGAAGGCGGGCTGGCCGTCGTCCTCAACATGAGCCCGGCGGCGGCGTGGAGCGCGATGCTCGTGGAACACGGCGCGGGGGAGGGCGGGGCGGTCTGCCTCTGAGCCGGCCCGCCGGTGGGGCCGGGACGGCAGTCCTAGTCCGTCGGCCGTCGCCGCGGGCGTCCCCGCAATACCGTGCCGTGCCGGTGCAGCTCTTCCAGGGCGTCGAGCATGATGGTGCGCTGGTGCCAGTCGAGCCACCGGCCGGCCTCCGCGCCCATCCCGTCCAGGGCGGTGGCCTCCGCGCGCGTGAGTTCCTGGTGCCGGCCGGGGAGGTGGAGGGAGTACACGCCGACGGTACGGCCGGCGGCCGAGAGCATCGGGATGCTGTGCACGGTGCGGGAGCCGACCGCGAGGATCATCTCGCGGGCCGGTTCGCTCAGCGTCCGGTCGGTGGAGACGTCGGAGAGGACGCGGACCCGGCGCCGGGCGGCGAGGGAGCAGGGCGTGCCCTCCTCGACCACGGCGAAGTAGTCCAGGAACTCCTCGCTGAGGCCGCGGTGCTGCTCCATCCGCAGCCCGATCGCCGGCTCCAGCGACTGGAGGTCGGCCATGGTGGTGTCGGTGACCGTCAGCGCCTGGTGCAGCACCTGCTTCAGGACGGTGCTGCGGTTGACCTTGTCCGGCCGGTGGCCGGGCAGGAACCGCAGCGCCGGCGGCATCCGGCCGGACCGGCCGGGGAACCACAGGCCCCGGTCGTCGTCGGGGCGGGGCACGGACACCACGGCGGACGCCAGGGCCCGCAGCTTCAGATTGTGCTGTTGTGAACAGCGCTTCATCAGCTCGAACGCGCTCTCCGCGTCCGGCAGCCGGTAGCGCTCCTGGAGCATGCCCTGCGCCTGGGAGACCAGTGGATGCGCGACGAGCTTGCCGCGCAGGTCGCGTACCTCGCGGCGGAGCCGGTCCAGCTCCGCCTGCCGGTCGTCCTCCGGGCTGTCGTCCCGGCTGCCGTCCGGGCCGCCGTTCGCGCTGGGGGCCACGGCGGCCGCGTCCGGCACGTACGCTGAGGACGGTGAGTCCTCCGGGTCCTGCATGGCTTCTTCTCCCGGGTAGGGTCCGTTACCGGGGCGCCGGGAGCAGACAGTGGGCGACGGGCCACCGGCAGCCCGGAAGGCGCCTCGACTTGCGAACCTAACCCATTCGGCGGTGGTGTCCCGCATGGCGCGGGGCTTTCGGAGCCGTTGTGGTGCGAGCCACTCGGCCTCCCGGCGACGGGCCGGACCGTGCCTCCGCCGGGCGGACCGGGCCGCTCAGGGCCTCGGGTCGGTGTGGCGCAGCCGGTGCGAAAACGCCTCCACGAGTGAGCCCCAGCCGCCGAGGGGGAGGAACACCGTCACCCACGACCCGTCGGCGAAGCCGATCTCGTGTGTGCCGTGCCGTACGTCCTTGCGGTCCCGCAGCCAGGCGATGTCCTGACGGGCGACGGCGTAGGCGGGCTCGGCGGCGTCCGCCACCTTCTTGCCGTCCGAGGTGAGCCGGACGCGCATCACGTGCAGGCCGCCCCCGGTGAGCAGCATCACCGACAGGTACTTCTCCTCCGTACGCGGGCGCAGCGCCGCCGCCAGCCGCCCGGCGGCGCTCTCCCAGCCGCCGTGCCACTGCGCGCTGCGGTCCTCGCCCCGCCGGTCCCAGGCGTCCATCGCCGCGTTGAAGGGATTGATCCGGTCCAGCGCCAGATCGACCCGCTCCGCGCCGTTCAGCAGCCGGTCGGTGGCCCTGGGCCGGAGGCCGAACGCGTCCACCCGGTACGGCTTCGGCGGCTGCGGCACC includes:
- a CDS encoding 3-oxoacyl-ACP synthase: MSVALRVVATHLPGRTAVADLPELAELGAAERASCLALGIDTVAVGPDLSAVDLATRAGRQALAAAGLGPERLDGLVLIESRAPETFSTSEATRLQRLLGADRAWAFSVGGLGCASVVPALLAAAGRLATEPSAAHILVAHGSKPVTARRYRHPVTVNGDSGQAVLVSRDGPLRVRDILLETSGTYWDLFHVDYRGRAPEQWREECTDVPTYAFRLAVESRKRIAALTGRLLERNGLDRDAVSCYVGQNLSTAAHRIVAESLDVKLSAACTDNLRDNGHLGPNDALFNLAAAVDRGELPEGGLAVVLNMSPAAAWSAMLVEHGAGEGGAVCL
- a CDS encoding ANTAR domain-containing protein, whose protein sequence is MQDPEDSPSSAYVPDAAAVAPSANGGPDGSRDDSPEDDRQAELDRLRREVRDLRGKLVAHPLVSQAQGMLQERYRLPDAESAFELMKRCSQQHNLKLRALASAVVSVPRPDDDRGLWFPGRSGRMPPALRFLPGHRPDKVNRSTVLKQVLHQALTVTDTTMADLQSLEPAIGLRMEQHRGLSEEFLDYFAVVEEGTPCSLAARRRVRVLSDVSTDRTLSEPAREMILAVGSRTVHSIPMLSAAGRTVGVYSLHLPGRHQELTRAEATALDGMGAEAGRWLDWHQRTIMLDALEELHRHGTVLRGRPRRRPTD